The Arctopsyche grandis isolate Sample6627 chromosome 10, ASM5162203v2, whole genome shotgun sequence genome window below encodes:
- the LOC143917669 gene encoding uncharacterized protein LOC143917669 — translation MHPKTGIIIRPRKKQSTALNYETHFSLFLSAIFGGQIKAKFKRRKTAEPPKNYNVTRVVDIVERVKRLKLQWAGYVTREMDEMWTKEVLEWYLTESKTFSPINCVPWEIIESKNLKKRTPTYYKERYHFRSA, via the exons ATGCATCCAAAAACTGGCATAATTATACGTCCGCGTAAAAAGCAATCGACCGCATTAAATTATGAGACCCATTTTTCCCTATTTTTATCGGCAATATTTGGCGGGCAGATTAAGGCTAAATTTAAACGGAGGAAAACAGCCGAGCCTCCGAAAAACTACAA tgtGACAAGGGTAGTCGATATAGttgagagagtgaagagattgaaattgcaATGGGCGGGATACGTGACTAGAGAAATGGACGaaatgtggacaaaagaagtgctagaatggtacctgacaGAAT CTAAAACTTTTAG tccgatcaATTGCGTgccttgggagataattgaatccaaaaacttaaaaaagaggacacccaCATATTATAAGGAaaggtaccacttccggtcaGCCTAA